The Ornithodoros turicata isolate Travis chromosome 7, ASM3712646v1, whole genome shotgun sequence genome includes a region encoding these proteins:
- the LOC135400818 gene encoding charged multivesicular body protein 2b-like, giving the protein MDIFGKKPTPAEQMRQQNRDLRKTQRDIERDRRGLEKQEKQLELDIKKAAKQGDKNLCTILAKQLVQCRKQKARTYTASSKVQAVGAQCKTMHASSKLAGAMATTAKTMGTVNKQLKPEQLMKNMQEFEKQSMKMGMTEEMVDETLNSILDESGDEEEQDAVVTQVLDEIGIELSGKLAEAPSARADPLGSTSKARLPTDDEIERQLAQLRT; this is encoded by the exons ATGGACATCTTTGGAAAGAAGCCAACACCGGCTG AACAAATGCGGCAACAAAACAGAgatctgaggaaaacacagagGGACATTGAACGGGATCGTCGAGGACTGGAAAAGCAAGAGAAACAACTG GAACTCGATATTAAAAAGGCAGCAAAGCAGGGTGACAAGAAC CTATGCACCATCTTAGCAAAACAACTAGTCCAGTGCCGCAAGCAGAAAGCACGAACATACACTGCATCGTCTAAGGTTCAAGCAGTAGGTGCGCAATGTAAA ACGATGCACGCAAGCTCCAAACTGGCAGGTGCCATGGCAACTACAGCTAAG ACTATGGGTACAGTGAACAAACAGTTGAAGCCAGAGCAACTAATGAAGAACATGCAAGAATTTGAAAAGCAGAGCATGAAGATGGGCATGACTGAAGAAATGG TGGACGAAACTTTAAATTCCATCTTGGACGAATCCGGGGATGAAGAGGAACAGGATGCAGTTGTTACTCAAGTCCTCGATGAGATTGGTATTGAGCTTTCTGGGAAG CTGGCTGAAGCACCTTCTGCACGAGCTGATCCCCTAGGGAGCACTTCAAAAGCGAGGTTACCCACAGATGACGAGATTGAACGGCAGCTGGCACAACTACGAACATGA